The following are encoded in a window of Acinonyx jubatus isolate Ajub_Pintada_27869175 chromosome D4, VMU_Ajub_asm_v1.0, whole genome shotgun sequence genomic DNA:
- the QNG1 gene encoding queuosine salvage protein isoform X1 — MPLIEERHRILNETGKILLEKFEGSFLNCVRKSEKSAQKLMHLVVESFPSYRDVTQYEGKKISFYKRAQILVADTWSVLEGEGDGCFKDISSITMFADYRLPQVLVHLGALKYSKELLEKLLKGEMLSYGNRQEVEIRGCSLWCVELIRDCLLELIENKGEKTSGEINSILLDYYLWDYARDHREDMKGIPFHHTRCIYY, encoded by the exons ATGCCTTTGATAGAAGAGAGGCATCGGATTCTTAATGAAACCGGGAAAATTCTGCTTGAGAAGTTTGAAGGCTCTTTTCTTAATTGTGTCCGAAAAAGTGAAAAAAGCGCTCAGAAGTTAATGCACCTGGTAGTCGAAAGCTTTCCTTCTTACAGAGATGTGACTCAGTATGAG gGGAAGAAAATTTCTTTCTACAAACGGGCCCAAATCCTCGTGGCAGATACGTGGAGTGTgttagagggagaaggagacggCTGCTTTAAGGACATCTCCAGTATCACCATGTTTGCTGACTATAGATTACCTCAGGTTCTTGTGCACCTGGGAGCCCTGAAATACTCAAAGGAACTACTGGAGAAGCTTCTCAAAG GAGAAATGCTCTCATATGGGAATAGGCAAGAGGTGGAAATCAGAGGGTGCTCACTGTGGTGTGTTGAACTGATCCGGGATTGTCTTCTGGAGCTTATTGAAAACAAGGGTGAAAAAACCAGTGGCGAGATCAATTCCATTCTTCTGGATTATTACTTGTGGGACTATGCCCGTGACCACAGGGAAGATATGAAGGGAATTCCGTTTCATCACACGCGTTGTATTTATTACTGA
- the QNG1 gene encoding queuosine salvage protein isoform X2: MDGPLPPRESAKFIAENSRDVFIDGGGVRRVAKLLLAKASGPELRLGGWKALHELNPRAADEAAVNWVFVTDTLNFSFWSEHEEHKCLVGYRGKTYSGYWSLCAAVNRALDEGIPITSASYYATVTLDQVQHIFRSDTDVPMPLIEERHRILNETGKILLEKFEGSFLNCVRKSEKSAQKLMHLVVESFPSYRDVTQYEGKKISFYKRAQILVADTWSVLEGEGDGCFKDISSITMFADYRLPQVLVHLGALKYSKELLEKLLKGEMLSYGNRQEVEIRGCSLWCVELIRDCLLELIENKGEKTSGEINSILLDYYLWDYARDHREDMKGIPFHHTRCIYY; the protein is encoded by the exons ATGGACGGGCCCCTTCCTCCCAGGGAGTCTGCAAAATTCATTGCAGAGAACAGTCGGGATGTGTTCATCGACGGCGGAGGCGTGCGGAGGGTGGCCAAGCTGCTGCTCGCCAAGGCCTCGGGGCCCGAGCTGCGCCTGGGGGGCTGGAAGGCCCTTCACGAGCTGAATCCCAGGGCGGCCGACGAGGCCGCGGTCAACTGGGTGTTCGTGACAGACACGCTCAACTTCTCCTTCTGGTCGGAGCATGAGGAGCACAAATGTCTGGTGGGGTACAGGGGGAAAACGTACAGCGGGTATTGGTCCCTGTGCGCCGCGGTCAACAGAGCCCTCGACGAAG GGATCCCGATAACTAGTGCTTCCTACTATGCCACAGTGACCCTGGATCAGGTTCAGCACATATTCCGTTCTGACACGGACGTTCCCATGCCTTTGATAGAAGAGAGGCATCGGATTCTTAATGAAACCGGGAAAATTCTGCTTGAGAAGTTTGAAGGCTCTTTTCTTAATTGTGTCCGAAAAAGTGAAAAAAGCGCTCAGAAGTTAATGCACCTGGTAGTCGAAAGCTTTCCTTCTTACAGAGATGTGACTCAGTATGAG gGGAAGAAAATTTCTTTCTACAAACGGGCCCAAATCCTCGTGGCAGATACGTGGAGTGTgttagagggagaaggagacggCTGCTTTAAGGACATCTCCAGTATCACCATGTTTGCTGACTATAGATTACCTCAGGTTCTTGTGCACCTGGGAGCCCTGAAATACTCAAAGGAACTACTGGAGAAGCTTCTCAAAG GAGAAATGCTCTCATATGGGAATAGGCAAGAGGTGGAAATCAGAGGGTGCTCACTGTGGTGTGTTGAACTGATCCGGGATTGTCTTCTGGAGCTTATTGAAAACAAGGGTGAAAAAACCAGTGGCGAGATCAATTCCATTCTTCTGGATTATTACTTGTGGGACTATGCCCGTGACCACAGGGAAGATATGAAGGGAATTCCGTTTCATCACACGCGTTGTATTTATTACTGA